The nucleotide sequence CTGATGATATGTCGTTGTGATAAAAAAACGGTTATTCGGTCGGCCCGGCATCGGCCGACGGTGCCGCAAAACCGGCGCTGACGAACCGCAGCAATTGCTGCAACACCTGTTCGTCGTCGTTGCTGTCGCACAGCCCTTGCGATAACAGCGACAAGCGCCCGGAACGCGGATCGACATCCGCCAATACGTGCATGGCCGCGCCGCGGGCGAACTCATAGCGCCAGATAGCCTCGGCGCGCGAAATATGCGGCACCGCCCGAACGAATGCCTGAATAAACCGGTGGGCGGTGCCGTCGAACCGGTCCGACAGCAGCAGCGAGACCTCGCCCTGCGGCGTGGCGCGCAGGTGCTGCAACAGCCGCACCGCGATACGGCCGCCGTCCGGCGTGCGGGCGCTTTGTACCAGTGGACGCAACAGCGCATCCAGCAACGCCGCCAGCGGCGGCGACTCGCCCCAGCGCCGCTCCACCTCGTCCAGCAACCGGCCGCGCTCAGCGCTCAACGGCCGCAATACCGCATCCAGCACCGACTGCAACAACCCGTCTTTGGAACCGAAGTGGTAGTTGATGGCGGCGATGTTGACCTGCGTCGCTTCGGTAATCTCCCGCACCGTCGTCAGTTCGCTGCCTTTGTGGGCGAAACGCGTCATCGCTTCTTGTAAAATGCGTTGCCGGACATCCGCCTCTTTTTCTTTGGCTGCTGTACTCATTGATGGTCCTTTTGTCATCCTTTAATCGTGAATCCACACGCCCCAACGTCTTCGGGTCTATCTGGTCAGCCGGTTAACGCTGCGCCAGCGTCAATCCGTCCAGATCGATATCCGGCGTTCGGCCGGCCATCACGTCCGCAACGATACGCCCGACGCCTGCCGCCTGCGTCCAGCCGTTGGAGCCCTGCCCGCAAGCCAGAAACAGCCCGGCTATCGGCGTAGCGCCCACATAACCGGGGCCGTCCGGCGTCATCGGGCGCAGGCCGCACCAGCGCTGCGCCGTCTGATAGTCGCCCGCGCCCGGAAACAGCCGCTGCGCCACGCTCGCCACGAAGGCGCTTTTCTTTTCGTCCGGCTGGGTGCTGAAATCGGAAATTTCGGCAATCCCCGCCGCCCGCAATTGGTTCCCCAACCGGGCGATCATCACCTTATGATGCTCGTACATCACGCACACCTGCGGCGCGGCGGTGTCGTCAACGATCGGCAGCGTCACCGAATACCCTTTCACCGGATAAATCGGCAGCCGGATGTCCACCTGACGCAGCAAAGGCACCGACGCGCACCCCAGCGCCACCACCACCGCATCCGCCGTTAGCACACCGGCAGCGGTTTCCACGCCGGTCACCCGTCTGTGGTCGTCGCTCGCCCGCAGACGTTCGATCGGGGTATTGAAATGGAAACGCACGCCGCGTTGCTGCAACACCGCCGCCAGTTGCCGGGTAAACAGCGCGCAGTCGCCGGCTTCGTCATCCGGCAGATAGAGGCCGCCGCTCAGCGGTGCGTCCGCCTGCGAGAGCGCCGGCTCAATCTGTGTCACCGCCTGACGGTCCACCAGCCGGTGATTGACGCCAAACTGCGTCAACACCTGCGACGCATGGTGCGCCATCGCCAGTTCCTGTTCGTTGCCGAACAGTTGCAGCACCCCCAGCGACGACTGGGCGTAATCCAGCCCCAGCTCATTTCGCAACTGGTGCAGGCACTGCTGGCTGTAGTGGGCGATACGCTGCATCCGACTTTTGTTGGCGCGATAGGCGTCCAGCCGGCAGTTGCGGGCAAAACGCCATAGCCACTGCCACTGCGCCGGGCTAAGCGCCGGGCGCCATGTGAGCGGTGCCTGCGCCACGAACAGCCAGCGGAATGCCTTGAGCAACATGCCGGGCGATGCCCAGGGACCGGCGAAACCGGGACAAATGCCGCCCGCGTTGGCGAAACTGGCCTCCAGCGCCGGACCGGGCTGGCGGTCGATCACCTCAACCTCAAACCCTTGCTGATGCAAATACCAGGCACTGGTGACCCCCACCACGCCGGCGCCAAGTACCATCACTTTCATGCGATACCTCCTGTGAGCGGCAGTTCCTGACGTACCAGTTCCACCCAGTAACGCACCCCGACCGGGATCAGCGCATCGTTGAAATCGTAATGCGGGGTATGCAGTGGTCGGCCGTGCGCGTCGTCGTCAGCGCCATTGCCTGCCATGATGAACGCGCCGGGGCGCTGTTCCAGCAAATAAGCGAAATCCTCCGCCCCCAGCAACGGCGTCATCTCGCCGTCGACCGCGTCCGCGCCGGACACCCGCTCGGCGGCCTGCTTCGCACGCCCGGCCATCTCCCGCTCGTTAACCAGCACCGGATATTGAAATTCGTAATTGACCTCCGCTGTCGCGCCAAACGCCTGCGCGCTGTGCTGCGCCAGTACGGTCAACCGTTTGGCCAGTAACTCGCGGATAGCCGGTGAATAACTGCGTCCGGTGCCAGTCACGGTAACGCGCTCGGGGATAACGTTGGGTGCCAGCGGATCGCCGCCACCGATATGCCCGACGCTCAACACCGCCGCCTCCATCGCCGGCACGTTGCGGCTGACCACGGTCTGCAACGCCAATACAAACTGTGCGGCGGGCAGCGTCGGGTCAATTGACAGGTGCGCGCCGGAACCACCGTGGCCGCCGGTGCCGCAGAACACCACCCGCCAGCTATCACTGGCGCACAGCATCGGCCCGCTGCGCAACGAAAAACGCCCTAGCGCGATGCCGGGTTTGTTATGCAACCCGAACAGGCGCTGGCACGGGAAGCGGCTCAGCAGGCCATCGTCGAGCATCGCCCGCGCGCCGCCCAGCCCCTCTTCGGCAGGCTGGAAGATGAAATGCACCGTTCCGGCGAAATCCGGATGGCGGGACAGCAGCCACGCCGCGCCCAGCAACATGGCGGTATGGCCGTCATGACCACAGGCGTGCATCTTGCCGTCGTACACCGAGGCATGCGGCAGGCCGGTTTTCTCTTGCAGGCGCAGCGCATCCATATCGGCGCGCAGGCCGATCACCCCCTCGCCCGGCTGTTTCCCGCGCAGTGTCCCCACCACGCCGGTGCCGCCGATGCCGGTAGACACCTCCAGCCCCCACTCACGCAATTTCTCCGCCACCAGCGCCGCGGTGCCGAACTCCTCAAAACCGATTTCCGGGTGCTGGTGAATATGGCGGCGGATCCCGGTCAGTACCGGAATTATCTGCCGCAGCGTCTGTTCATAGTCCGCCATGTCGTGTTCCCTCTGGTCTGCGCCTGCCGACGGCGGGCGCAACGGTTAAGCGGTTAAGCGGTTAAGCGGTTAAGCGGTTAAGCGGTTAAGCGGTTAAGCGGTTAAG is from Dickeya dianthicola NCPPB 453 and encodes:
- a CDS encoding TetR/AcrR family transcriptional regulator, encoding MSTAAKEKEADVRQRILQEAMTRFAHKGSELTTVREITEATQVNIAAINYHFGSKDGLLQSVLDAVLRPLSAERGRLLDEVERRWGESPPLAALLDALLRPLVQSARTPDGGRIAVRLLQHLRATPQGEVSLLLSDRFDGTAHRFIQAFVRAVPHISRAEAIWRYEFARGAAMHVLADVDPRSGRLSLLSQGLCDSNDDEQVLQQLLRFVSAGFAAPSADAGPTE
- a CDS encoding D-amino acid dehydrogenase, translated to MKVMVLGAGVVGVTSAWYLHQQGFEVEVIDRQPGPALEASFANAGGICPGFAGPWASPGMLLKAFRWLFVAQAPLTWRPALSPAQWQWLWRFARNCRLDAYRANKSRMQRIAHYSQQCLHQLRNELGLDYAQSSLGVLQLFGNEQELAMAHHASQVLTQFGVNHRLVDRQAVTQIEPALSQADAPLSGGLYLPDDEAGDCALFTRQLAAVLQQRGVRFHFNTPIERLRASDDHRRVTGVETAAGVLTADAVVVALGCASVPLLRQVDIRLPIYPVKGYSVTLPIVDDTAAPQVCVMYEHHKVMIARLGNQLRAAGIAEISDFSTQPDEKKSAFVASVAQRLFPGAGDYQTAQRWCGLRPMTPDGPGYVGATPIAGLFLACGQGSNGWTQAAGVGRIVADVMAGRTPDIDLDGLTLAQR
- a CDS encoding amidohydrolase; amino-acid sequence: MADYEQTLRQIIPVLTGIRRHIHQHPEIGFEEFGTAALVAEKLREWGLEVSTGIGGTGVVGTLRGKQPGEGVIGLRADMDALRLQEKTGLPHASVYDGKMHACGHDGHTAMLLGAAWLLSRHPDFAGTVHFIFQPAEEGLGGARAMLDDGLLSRFPCQRLFGLHNKPGIALGRFSLRSGPMLCASDSWRVVFCGTGGHGGSGAHLSIDPTLPAAQFVLALQTVVSRNVPAMEAAVLSVGHIGGGDPLAPNVIPERVTVTGTGRSYSPAIRELLAKRLTVLAQHSAQAFGATAEVNYEFQYPVLVNEREMAGRAKQAAERVSGADAVDGEMTPLLGAEDFAYLLEQRPGAFIMAGNGADDDAHGRPLHTPHYDFNDALIPVGVRYWVELVRQELPLTGGIA